Below is a genomic region from Rhodoligotrophos appendicifer.
GCCCTCGTTAAGGGTCTCGGTCACCTGCACGTCGCAAATCCTTCTTGTTCCAAATGGGGCGCCCAGCACTCAGGGTCCGGCGCGGCCTGCCGTTTTCGCGCGGTCGCATAACGCCGCATCCGGATCGAGCCTTGCATGGTGCGGGCGGAGGGACTTGAACCCCCACGGGCTAAGCCCACGAGGACCTAAACCTCGCGTGTCTGCCAATTCCACCACGCCCGCGGGTCGCGCAAGGCGTCCGGTCCGGCTGCTGCATAAGTCGGGCGCCTCTATAACACAATGACTTTCACGCGCGCCAGCGCTGAAAATCATCTGCAGCCATTCGAAACTGGGACGGCGATCCTCCTCTCTATCGGTTCAACAGCCAAGCCAGGCTGGCGATATAGCCGCTGAGGAACAGCGCGATGATCAGAGCATGCAGTGACGGCGCGCCATTGTTGTAAATCATCAACGCAAGCCAGCCCCCCATCACCGGAAGGACGAATTTTGCCATCTTTGGAGTTCTCCCTGCCCCCTGTTCCGTTTCGGAACAAGGCGGCCTCTTCGGCTCTTGATGCGGGATCGGGGAGCAAGCCGCCTGCCAACATGGCCCTTTCGTGGCGACATCAAGTTTTGGTGAGGCCCAACCGCGTCGCCAATCTCGCTACATCCACGTCTCCGGCGGTAAGGTTAGGTTGGTAAACGGCCCTCCCCACTCCTCCAGAACCGGGAAGGTTCCGGCCGCTACCCCTCGGATGAGATGCAAATTCTCCTGGTCGGCTCTTGGGCAATTATTGACATCGAGCGTCGGCTCCAGGATCGCGGGAAGCCCGTCCGCAGCCATCCGCGGATTGGCATATCCGATCCGCGCCATATGGGGCGCCGCTGCTTCGTGGTGGATCACATTGGTTCCGAGCACAGTCTCTCCGCCGACGAGGAAGGCGCGCCAGCCGATCTTGAGATTTGGATCCTGAAAGCGGCTCAGGCTCGAGATCCCGGGGCTGCCCATGGCGTGCAGCATTTCATGGACCACGACGTCCGTCGATTGGAAGGGCACCTCCTTGTATTCGGCGGTGAAGTAGGAGTGTCCTTTTTGGTTTTGTCCGAACACGACCACCCCCAACCCCCATGAAAGACATTCCCCGCGTCGGCATTGAAATGGACCTGCAGCTGTTGTGGTTCAGACATGAAGCGATTGACCACCGACTGGAAGGTCGGCGAGCTCTCGTAAAACTTGGTGAGTGTCGGGATCAGTCCCTGCGGCGTGATGGGGCCGTCCGCATAGCCATGCGCCGGCGCAAGGCTCGAGCTGTTCAACAGGTCAGCGCCGCCAAACTTCAGTGTCCTGCTGAAGAACGCCGCCACGTCCCCCACCACCCCGGGTTTTGCGGATGAGACGATCTGGGTCAATGTCTCGGCATCGGCGCGCAGGACCGGGTAGAGAACCCCGCTATGCGAGGCTTGGACGTAGTTCGAACTGCTGTACATCGGAACCACCGTACTTTTAAAATACTTAGAAATACCAATGGGATGGGTTCCTGGTTTTGAGAATCCACCCAGGCTGACGGCATCATGCGGATGTGGGCGACATTTAGGAAGCCGGTCGCATTGAAACATGCTGCCCCAGTCTCGCCTCGATTATGCGCGACATCACCAGAGAATTCAATCCCAGGTTGTGTCTCCCCTGTGCTCAACGACCAGCCTGTCAGCTTCTGGTGGCGACATGCCTTTGCTCGATAGCGGGAACGTTAATTTTACCGACTATCCCAATTACCGTCAGGTTCAGCTCCCGAGCGGAAGCTTCATTGCCCATCTCGGCGACGTGTCGGCGATCGATACTGTCGTCGCCCTGTCGCGCCCCGTGCCCACCCAGAATCTTGGATATGCCCTGTCCCGGCATTTGACCTTCTCCGGTGCGGGCCTGTTGGAGGGAAGCAGCTCGAGACCCGCTGACGGACGGCTCACACCGGGGACCGTCCTCGACATCGTCACGGAGGCGGGTCGCAATTCCATCCTCTTCGCCCATGTCGCCAACCTCTATTTCGATGAGGCGAAATACAAATCACTCCCGATCCAAATCGGCACAGAGAACAATTTCTACCGCCTTGGCCATAGCATTGGGCTTAAGGAGAGAGCCTCTGGTTTTGACTTCACGGAGGACTTTGGTGTGGGGCGACCAGTTCACACGGATCCGGTCGTGCATGAGATGCTCCATGCGCTCGGGGGGCGCGTCTCCGCTCACCAGTTGAGGATAGCAGACCCTGCCCCTGCTTTCCACAGTGCGCCAATTTCGTTGGTGAAAGGCGGCGGGGCCGTAGCAGCGACGAATGTGGTCCAAAGTCAGATGGGCATCCCCTTCACTGTGCGCCAGGGCTATGCAGCGGCACCCGGGCCCGAGCCTATTCCCGGTCTTTGGCGCAAACAGATTTTCGAGGCCACAAGGGGGGCGGAGGAAGAGGGCTTGAAGCTTGTGCATGAAATTGCGGGCGGAACCACTCCCGATCTTTCGAAGTGGGATGCTTCCTGGCTGTGACGGCTCTGGGGCGCTGCGGCGAAGAGGCTCCAGCCCGGGCTCAGACGAAACGCCTCAGCACGTTCGGTAGCATCTCCGGCAGGTCCTCGGCGATCAGTCCCGGGCCGAAGGCCGTTCCTGCCTCCCCATGCAGCCACACCCCGGCGCAGGCCGCCTCATATCCCGGCATCTTCTGGGCCAGCAGGCCCAGGATGATCCCGCCGAGCACGTCGCCACTGCCGGCCGTGGCCAGAATCGCGGGTGCGTTTGCTGCGATCGCCACGCGCCCATCGGGTGCGGCCACCACCGTATCCGGCCCCTTCAGCACTACGATCGCTCCAGAGGCCTTAGCCGCCTTCGCCGCAACCTTGCATTTCGAATCAGAAGATCCGGACAACCTGCCGAAAAGGCGTGAGAATTCGCCCTCATGGGGCGTCACCACCACGGCCCGATCTGGTCGGGCCTTGATCGCAGTGAAAAGATCCTCTGGCCGGTCTGCAAAACTCGTGAGCGCATCCGCATCCAGCACCGTTGCAGCCCCGCTGGCGAGGCAGGCGATGACCTTGTCCGCAGTGCCCCTCCCGACCCCTGCCGCGGGCCCGATGAGCACGGCGTTGCGACGCTTGTCCCTGAGCTGCAGCTCGAGATCCTTGGCGTCATTGGCCTGCGTCACCATGATCGCGGTGAGATGGTGGGCGAGCACGCCGACGGCATCCTCGTCGCCCGCCATGGTAACCAGCCCGGCCCCCGCCCTCAACGCGGCCCTCGCAGCGAGCCGTGCGGCGCCCGTGTGCAGCCGCGGTCCGGAGACGACCAGCGCATGGCCGCGACTATATTTATGGCCGAGAGGGTCGAGCGTTGGCCATGAAGGGTGCCAAAGCGCCGGCACGTTTTCCCGGGCGCGGGGCTGGATGGTCTTCAGCACGGCAGCCTCAATACCGATATCGACGACGCGGATCTCCCCGCACAAGCCGCGACCGGGATAAAGCAGATGCCCTGGTTTCTTGCGGAAGAAGGTGACCGTGGCGGCGGCTTTGACGGCGACCCCGCGAATTTGGCCGCTATCGCCGTCGATGCCGGAGGGCACATCGACCGCCACCACGGGTCGGCCGCTTGCATTGAGGGTCTCCACGACCCTGCGCGCCGCACCATCAAGGTCGCGCGCGAGGCCCGCGCCGAACAGCGCGTCGATGATCACCGACGCGGTTCCGAGATCGAGCTCCTCGGCCCCTGCGACCGGGTCGGTCCATAATGCAGCCATGGCGGCCGCATCGCCTCTCAGCGCCGCACGCGACCCCAGCAATCCGACGCGGACGACCCGACCGGCCGCCTTCAGAAGCCGCGCAGCGACGAAGCCGTCGCCACCATTATTGCCGGGCCCGCACAGGACTGCGACCGCTCCTTCGGGCCAGCCTTGCAAAACCGCCTCGGCGACAGCGCGCCCGGCTTCCTCCATGAGGGAAATGCCGCTCACGCCGCCGGCGATGGTGCGGGCGTCCGCCTCCCGCATTTCCGCATTCGTCAGAAGCTCTGAGCCCAGTCCCACAGCACACCCTCCCATCTGATTAATTTCGCCGCATTCGCCTAATTTTTAATCGTCCCTTCCTGCTGCTTTTTTCCTTCTGTTGCAGTCCTTCCTTTCAGTGATAGGCTAACCTCCTGAGGCTAAACAATCTTCATGTGGGCTTGCGGTCTGGCACGGCGACTGCATTCTGATGCGCCGAGCACTGCAACGCGGCGTGCTTCCCATGGAGCACGGGCCCATGGTGAGGCTAATCCTGAAGAACGAACAAGGACGGGGCGTATGAAGAAGATTGAGGCGATCATAAAGCCGTTCAAGCTCGACGAAGTGAAGGAAGCGCTCCAGGAGGTCGGCCTTCAGGGGATCACCGTGACGGAAGCGAAAGGCTTCGGCCGTCAGAAGGGCCATACCGAGCTGTATCGCGGCGCTGAATATGTCGTCGATTTTCTGCCTAAGGTGAAGATTGAAGTGGTGCTGTCTGACGAGCTGGTCGAAAAGGCAGTGGAGGCGATCCAGAATGCAGCCAAGACAGGGCGCATCGGCGATGGCAAGATCTTCATCACCACCGTTGAGGAAGCGATCCGCATCCGCACCGGCGAGACCGGCACCGACGCTCTCTGATCTCATCGGCCGGCTCGCTTCTTCCGCCGCGGGGAAGAGGGCCGGATGACTATACCTCTGCAAGACAAGTGAAAAAGGGGACTTTCTATGACGACCGAACACACGGCGGAGTCCGTGCTGAAGACCATGAAGGAAAAGGACATAAAGTTCGTTGACCTTCGCTTTACGGATCCCAAGGGCAAGCTGCAGCATGTGACCATGGACGCCAGATTGGTAGACGAGGACATGTTCGCCGAGGGGGTGGCCTTTGACGGCTCGTCGATCACCGGCTGGAAAACGATCGACAAGTCCGACATGCTGCTCATGCTCGATCCCGCGACGGCGCATCTGGACCCCTTCTACGCCCAGGCGACGCTCGGCATCTTCTGCGACGTCCTGGAGCCGACCACCGGCGAGGCCTATGAACGCGACCCGCGCACCACGGCGAAGAATGCCGAGGCCTATCTGAAATCGACCGGGATCGGCGATGCGGTCTTCTTCGGACCCGAAGCCGAATTCTTTATCTTCGACGACGTGCGCTTCTCGAGCGATCCCTATCACAGCTCCTTCAAGCTGGATTCGATCGAGCTGCCGACCAACACCAATACGGAATATGAGGTCGGCAATCTCGGCCACCGTCCGCGTATGAAGGGCGGGTATTTTCCCGTAAACCCCATCGACAGCTGCCAGGACATCCGTTCCGAGATGATCTCCGTTCTTGCCGACATGGGCGTGAAGACCGAGAAGCACCATCACGAAGTGGCCGCCGCCCAGCACGAGCTCGGTATTTTCCGCGAGACGATGACGAAGATCGCGGACGGCATGCAGCTCTACAAATATGTCGTCCACAACGTCGCCCATGCCTATGGCAAGACGGCCACCTTCATGCCGAAGCCGATCTTCGGCGACAATGGTTCCGGCATGCATTGCCACCAGTCGATCTGGAAGGCGGGCAAGCCGGTCTTCGCCGGCAATCAATATGCCGATCTGTCCTTGGAGTGCCTCTACTACATCGGCGGCATCATCAAGCACGCCAAGGCTCTGAACGCCTTCACCAACCCCACCACCAACTCCTATAAGCGGCTGGTGCCGGGGTATGAAGCGCCCGTCTTGCTGGCTTATTCCTCCAGCAACCGCTCGGCCTCCTGCCGCATCCCGCATTCCGCTTCCCCCAAAGGCAAGCGCGTCGAGGTGCGGTTCCCTGATCCGGCGGCCAATCCCTATCTGGCCTTCTCGGCCATGCTGATGGCGGGGCTTGATGGCATCCTCAACAAGATCCATCCCGGCGATCCGATGGACAAGGATCTCTACGACCTGCCTCCTGAGGAGCTGAAGCAGATCCCCCATGTCGCATCGAGCCTCACCGAGGCCTTGGATGCCCTTGAGGCCGATCATGAGTTCCTGACCAAGGGGCGCGTATTCACCGAAGGCCAGATTGAAGCCTATATCGCCATCCGCCGCGCCGAGCAGGAGCGCTTCCAAATGGCGCCCCACCCGGTCGAATATGACATGTATTACTCTGTCTGAGAGTGTAGCCCGTTGCTTTCCTTAGGTTCTAAGGAAATCAACCACTTACGTTGACGATTGGGTCAACAATGTGGTCGCCACGCTGGTCGAAATCGGCCAGTGTGGGGGCCACTTTTTTTTATGACGCTCCTCCAAATTCATCGAATGTCGATGCACCCTCCCCGCTGTCTCGAACGTTTCAAGCAGCCCCCATTCGAAACCGATCTTTACCGTCTCGAATATTACCGGACGCGAGCGGCAGCGCTAGTCGATCGCAAAATTGCCGGAGTCGAGAGCTATTAAATTCGCAGCAATGCGCTGCACTGCAAAAAATGCACTTGCTTATGTTGCAGTTGCTAACGCATCATGCTGAGGAGTGCGGGGGAGTATCGTCATGGTCGAGTTTTTGGCCTTCGGGGCAATTCTGATTTTCTTCTTCATGGTGAAATCTTACCTCACTGATTAGCGCCATTACCGAACTGGCCTTTCTGAGCCAGACTGACGGTTTTGACGGGCCTACTGCGGGCCGCCACAGGTTGGATCAGAAGCCCGTCGCTTGCAGACATGAAAGGTGTGCGCCTCGCTTCTGCGAGATTGTCACCCCGACCGGCCGCCATCAGGACCGGGCCGTGTTTGTCAGTTGGCTATGGGATTGGTCTCGCCAGCGCGCGTCATCAAGGGCATATTTCGCTGCAAGGGGCTTTTACCTCGTCCGGCACTGTTCATCACCCAGGGTGAGAAAACAATCCCGGCATTTTACTTGCACACCTTTCCTCAACGTTCCCAGAACGAAGCAAAAAGCGGTCTTTAAGCCGCTGAAAGCAGTGAGGAAACATGCTCCGTGGTAATTATTTGCTGAATTTTGACGCCGTCGCCAGTCCAGCAATGGGGAGTGACGCGGCCGGAGAACGATCCAAATCCACTCTGAACGCAGCGGGTTACCTTGCCGGCTGCATCATTTGTCTGTTCGCCCTTGCGGGCTGGGTTACGCATATTGTGGTCTGCATCACCACCGCTGCTTGGTGGTTTCTGGCTCTCGGGCTTTTCGTGTTCCCGGTCGCCATACTGCATGGTTGGGTGTCCTGGTTTCTTCCCATCCTGTGACAAAAACCCGATGCCTAGGGTTCTAAATGCCGATGAGATCCTGATCGTTGTCCCTGCAGAAGCACGATCACACCTGCCAGAGCGATCAAAGCGATACCCGTCAAACGAATGGCCGTCGGCACTTCGCCGAAGAACAGATACCCCCACAGAAACCCCCAGATGAGGGCGGTATATTCGAAGGGTGTCACAGCCTTGGGCTGGGCGACCGAATAGGCCTTGGCCAGGCAGTAAAATCCGATCGTTGCGATGACGCCCAAACCGAGCATGAGCCCTGCGTCTGTCAGCGATGGCCATATCCACGGCCGAGTGAGGAAGGCAAGATTGGAAGGTGTCCCTGTGGCCATCCAGCCATTGCCGAAGAAGAGGCCGAGCAGACCGCTCGCAACCACATAAAACCCTGTCGTGAACAGCGCCATCGTTCCCGCCGAGTCCGTCGTCCCGAGCTTGCGAGCGGTGATTTGGCCCAGCGCGTAGGCGGCTGCGGAGAAGACGGCCAGCACAGCCGCTGTGTTGAGAATGCCCGCGGTCGGATCTGCAACAATGACCACGCCTGCAAAACCGACCAGGATCGTGAGCCACTGCACGGGGCGAACATGCTCCCTGAGGAAGGGCCCGGAGAAAATGGCGATGAAAATCGGGCCTGTGTAGAACAGGGAGACGGCATCGGCCATTGGAAGGACTGCGAGCGCCAAATAATAGGTGGTGTAGGAAATGAACATGAGCGCCGCTCGGACGCATTCCAAGCCGGTTCGCTTCGTTGCGAAGCCGGCTCGTCCGTCCAAGAAATAGAGCAGAGCGATGATGAGAGGCAGTGAAGCAACAGATCGAATGAACACGATCTGATGCACGGGGTAATCTCCGCTCATCCATTTGATGGCGATGTCCTGCAGCGAAAAAACGGCAATTCCGCCCACCAGGAAAGTGGCGCCGCTGGCCAATCCCTTTTGAGGAGCGGAAGCCGAAGGAAGCGCAATCGCCATGGCCGAAGAGCCTTAACAGAATGAGGAAGAGCTTGGACGATAGTCAGGCTGCGCTTGGCGCGGCAGCGTCGCAGGTGCCTAGCACAGTTTCCGTCTGAAGGTCTCGCGCGCTTGGGGATGCGGGCCCAGAGCAAAACGCCCCTGCCCTGGGTCTAGCGGAGCAGTGTCTTCGACAGGCTCGGCAACTGCCTCAAGAAGCGCTCGCGAACGCGGAGTCCGCCACCGGTTCCCTGACCCTCAGCCTGTTCAAGTCGGGCAAAGACGATCGTCCGACTATTCTTTTCTCCCCATCCGACAAACCACCCATAGGCATGATCGCGATCGAAACTGCCGTCGACCCGCCTGGGAAACGCCGAGCCCGTCTTGCCATGGACGCGCATGCCATCGGGCAAGGGCATCATTTCGACGGTTTCATACACCTTGTCGAAAACGCCTGGAGCAACGGGGAGCGTCCGGTTGACCAGTTTCCACAGGAACTGCACCTGCTCCTCGGGTGAGACCTTCAACGACGACGAGATCCAGGCCCGCTCCAAGCCATTCCTCTTGCCGGGGTCGCCGGAGAAATCCGCATTGCCAAATCCGAACGCGGACGCATAACGCTCCAGACGTTCTGTCCCGAGTTCACCTGCAAGAAGTCGGGAGTACCAAACGACTGAATATTCTAGCCACCGCTTCGGATCTGTTGGCTGCCTCCAGACACCCCCGAGCCAATCCGCATAGCCATCCTTGAAGGGCAGTTCCGGTGAATGAGGATCTTTGAGAAAGCCTGAGTCGAACCCCATGACGGCGAGGGCGATTTTGGTCGTGGAAGCGGGTGTCACTCTCGTTTTGCAATCGCCCTGCTCCATCAGGACTTTGCCATCGGCAGCGTCCGCCACGATCGTACAGATCTCCTTAGCCTGCGCTGGGATTGAGAGAGCAGCCAGCAGGATGAGAAGGGCAGTCAGTTTGAGGGAAATCTTCCTCACAGGCATCTTCGAGACGGCTGTGCGCAGGGGCTCAGTTGAACGGGGGGCTCAGAGTAATCTTTAGCCTTGCGGTCGTGGCGAAGCCCCGCATACCGAGAAGGCAATTCGCGAAAAAGAGACATGATGCGCGAGGAATTTGACGGCGGCATGAATGAGGCCGCCTTCGGGATGAAGGCGGCCAGGAAACTTAGGGTCGGATGACGACAGTGGGTCCGCCCCCTGCCCACCAAGGTGTGCGGTACCAGTATCCCTGATAATAATGGCCGTACCCATTCCGCTTTGCCCGATAGCGTGGTCCGTAGCGATCTCGGCTGTAGACCACCTTACGCTTCGTTACGACTTTGCCGTTCCTGTATTTCTTTTTGGTCACGACCTTCTTCGTGGCGACCGGTTGTACGAGGTTCGACTCCACGGTGGAGAGGTTCACTGGGGCTGGTGTTAAGACTGCAGCCGATGCTGTTCCGCCGATGAGCGCGACTGAACCGCTCAAAAGTGATGCAACAAGAAGATGCTTGATCATCCTATAACTTCCTCGTGATTGTCTCGATGAAAACGAACGACCGCAGCAATAGTTCCTCCCCAG
It encodes:
- a CDS encoding NAD(P)H-hydrate dehydratase, encoding MGLGSELLTNAEMREADARTIAGGVSGISLMEEAGRAVAEAVLQGWPEGAVAVLCGPGNNGGDGFVAARLLKAAGRVVRVGLLGSRAALRGDAAAMAALWTDPVAGAEELDLGTASVIIDALFGAGLARDLDGAARRVVETLNASGRPVVAVDVPSGIDGDSGQIRGVAVKAAATVTFFRKKPGHLLYPGRGLCGEIRVVDIGIEAAVLKTIQPRARENVPALWHPSWPTLDPLGHKYSRGHALVVSGPRLHTGAARLAARAALRAGAGLVTMAGDEDAVGVLAHHLTAIMVTQANDAKDLELQLRDKRRNAVLIGPAAGVGRGTADKVIACLASGAATVLDADALTSFADRPEDLFTAIKARPDRAVVVTPHEGEFSRLFGRLSGSSDSKCKVAAKAAKASGAIVVLKGPDTVVAAPDGRVAIAANAPAILATAGSGDVLGGIILGLLAQKMPGYEAACAGVWLHGEAGTAFGPGLIAEDLPEMLPNVLRRFV
- a CDS encoding P-II family nitrogen regulator is translated as MKKIEAIIKPFKLDEVKEALQEVGLQGITVTEAKGFGRQKGHTELYRGAEYVVDFLPKVKIEVVLSDELVEKAVEAIQNAAKTGRIGDGKIFITTVEEAIRIRTGETGTDAL
- the glnA gene encoding type I glutamate--ammonia ligase, producing the protein MTTEHTAESVLKTMKEKDIKFVDLRFTDPKGKLQHVTMDARLVDEDMFAEGVAFDGSSITGWKTIDKSDMLLMLDPATAHLDPFYAQATLGIFCDVLEPTTGEAYERDPRTTAKNAEAYLKSTGIGDAVFFGPEAEFFIFDDVRFSSDPYHSSFKLDSIELPTNTNTEYEVGNLGHRPRMKGGYFPVNPIDSCQDIRSEMISVLADMGVKTEKHHHEVAAAQHELGIFRETMTKIADGMQLYKYVVHNVAHAYGKTATFMPKPIFGDNGSGMHCHQSIWKAGKPVFAGNQYADLSLECLYYIGGIIKHAKALNAFTNPTTNSYKRLVPGYEAPVLLAYSSSNRSASCRIPHSASPKGKRVEVRFPDPAANPYLAFSAMLMAGLDGILNKIHPGDPMDKDLYDLPPEELKQIPHVASSLTEALDALEADHEFLTKGRVFTEGQIEAYIAIRRAEQERFQMAPHPVEYDMYYSV
- a CDS encoding DMT family transporter is translated as MAIALPSASAPQKGLASGATFLVGGIAVFSLQDIAIKWMSGDYPVHQIVFIRSVASLPLIIALLYFLDGRAGFATKRTGLECVRAALMFISYTTYYLALAVLPMADAVSLFYTGPIFIAIFSGPFLREHVRPVQWLTILVGFAGVVIVADPTAGILNTAAVLAVFSAAAYALGQITARKLGTTDSAGTMALFTTGFYVVASGLLGLFFGNGWMATGTPSNLAFLTRPWIWPSLTDAGLMLGLGVIATIGFYCLAKAYSVAQPKAVTPFEYTALIWGFLWGYLFFGEVPTAIRLTGIALIALAGVIVLLQGQRSGSHRHLEP
- the blaOXA gene encoding class D beta-lactamase, which produces MPVRKISLKLTALLILLAALSIPAQAKEICTIVADAADGKVLMEQGDCKTRVTPASTTKIALAVMGFDSGFLKDPHSPELPFKDGYADWLGGVWRQPTDPKRWLEYSVVWYSRLLAGELGTERLERYASAFGFGNADFSGDPGKRNGLERAWISSSLKVSPEEQVQFLWKLVNRTLPVAPGVFDKVYETVEMMPLPDGMRVHGKTGSAFPRRVDGSFDRDHAYGWFVGWGEKNSRTIVFARLEQAEGQGTGGGLRVRERFLRQLPSLSKTLLR